In Bacteroidales bacterium, the following proteins share a genomic window:
- a CDS encoding single-stranded DNA-binding protein yields MKKNAEKTIANQSAEVIEITNANVEETKTEKTYTRESNSVELCGYVGFTPQIHEFANGKKKIRFKIATHSNNKNGENKQITKWFPIAAWDNTAEDALSWIKKGDKIKIKGYLSYYSWKDKDGNYRNTFETVATELKAIAA; encoded by the coding sequence ATGAAAAAAAATGCTGAAAAAACTATCGCTAATCAAAGCGCAGAAGTAATTGAAATCACAAATGCAAATGTTGAAGAAACAAAAACTGAAAAAACTTACACTCGCGAAAGTAATTCTGTGGAACTATGCGGGTACGTTGGCTTTACACCTCAAATACACGAGTTCGCAAACGGTAAAAAGAAAATAAGATTTAAAATAGCTACGCATAGCAACAATAAAAATGGCGAAAACAAACAAATTACAAAATGGTTCCCTATTGCCGCATGGGATAATACCGCGGAAGACGCATTATCGTGGATAAAAAAAGGCGATAAAATTAAAATAAAAGGTTATTTAAGCTACTATTCTTGGAAAGATAAAGATGGAAACTATCGAAATACTTTTGAAACTGTTGCTACAGAACTTAAAGCTATCGCTGCTTAA
- a CDS encoding mucoidy inhibitor MuiA family protein has product MKIKFLILALLVAVNLYSSEIDTLKLTSEIKDVTVFFDGAQITREAKATILKGKHLFVLENLPAEINPQSIQIDNNQKGEILSVKHELVYPTEKSKTILEYEEKIKLQKVKLQNLTNQMDVYAIEEKILLDNSILNKKDAGTSITEIKEASDFYRTKLNEIRQNKLKLLIEIDLLKENIQNLYLELNKKASSEKKTYSKIAFTFNSETQINANFKISYYVSSAGWTPLYDFRVNEINEPLNLVYNANIFQSTGENWKNVNLTLSTNRPSLSNLKPELETWFIERRSNYQKKNIVDGQSALQGYVLDRETGEPLPFATVVVYKNGETIAGGTTDFDGRFTIKPIKSGYYDVKVSYVGYEDLEKKGVVLNANKITFIDFKVQSSNMLLQSVEIVNYKVPLIAEKEFFSGGTVSSEEIAKMRPVGGVFFSEDGEMGSNEPFVVDGYEASTNITSIEYKIDIPYSIPSDGKDYSVKIKDVKLPVNFIFKTVPKLDNDVFLIAEISNWSKLNLLSGKSSIYYKGVFTGESEIDVKSLKDTLAISLNRDKNIIVERTLLKEKNEKQFIGNNIKETFNWSITIKNNKNIKSKVFVEDQFPISENKSIVIEKLEYSNGKLDEKTGKITWELELEPNEKKELTLKYSVRYPNYMRLNFE; this is encoded by the coding sequence ATGAAAATTAAATTTTTGATTTTGGCATTATTAGTTGCTGTCAATCTTTATAGCAGTGAAATTGACACATTGAAACTTACTTCAGAAATTAAAGATGTAACTGTGTTTTTTGATGGAGCGCAGATTACAAGAGAAGCTAAGGCAACAATTTTAAAAGGTAAGCATCTTTTTGTATTAGAAAATTTGCCTGCCGAGATAAATCCTCAGAGCATTCAAATTGATAATAATCAAAAAGGAGAAATTCTTTCTGTAAAACACGAATTAGTTTATCCAACAGAAAAAAGTAAAACAATTTTAGAATATGAAGAAAAAATCAAGCTTCAGAAAGTAAAATTGCAAAATCTTACGAATCAAATGGACGTTTATGCCATAGAGGAAAAAATATTATTGGACAATAGTATTTTAAATAAAAAAGATGCAGGTACGTCAATAACGGAAATAAAAGAAGCATCAGATTTTTATCGCACAAAATTAAATGAGATTAGGCAAAATAAGCTTAAATTATTGATAGAGATAGATTTGCTAAAGGAAAACATTCAAAACTTGTATTTAGAATTGAATAAAAAAGCATCAAGTGAGAAAAAAACATATAGTAAAATAGCTTTCACTTTTAACAGCGAAACACAGATAAATGCAAACTTCAAAATTAGTTATTATGTTTCATCTGCTGGTTGGACTCCTTTATACGATTTTAGGGTTAATGAAATAAATGAACCATTGAACTTGGTTTACAATGCAAATATCTTTCAATCAACAGGAGAAAACTGGAAAAATGTTAATCTAACACTATCAACAAACAGACCTTCTTTAAGTAATTTGAAGCCTGAACTAGAAACTTGGTTCATAGAAAGAAGAAGTAATTATCAAAAGAAAAATATTGTTGATGGACAGTCTGCTTTGCAGGGATATGTTTTAGATAGAGAAACCGGAGAACCTCTTCCTTTTGCGACTGTAGTAGTTTATAAAAATGGAGAAACGATTGCGGGAGGCACAACTGATTTTGATGGAAGATTCACTATTAAGCCTATAAAATCAGGCTATTATGATGTTAAAGTTTCATATGTTGGTTATGAAGATTTAGAAAAGAAAGGTGTTGTGTTAAATGCAAATAAAATTACTTTTATAGATTTCAAGGTTCAATCTAGCAATATGTTGTTGCAAAGTGTAGAAATAGTTAACTATAAAGTGCCATTAATTGCAGAAAAGGAATTTTTTTCAGGTGGTACGGTTTCTTCAGAAGAGATTGCTAAAATGCGTCCAGTTGGCGGAGTTTTTTTTTCTGAAGATGGAGAAATGGGAAGCAATGAGCCTTTTGTCGTTGATGGATACGAGGCAAGCACAAACATTACAAGTATTGAATACAAAATAGATATTCCGTATTCAATTCCATCGGACGGAAAAGATTATAGCGTCAAAATCAAAGATGTCAAACTTCCTGTAAATTTCATTTTCAAAACTGTTCCTAAACTTGACAATGATGTTTTTTTGATTGCTGAAATAAGTAATTGGTCAAAATTAAATTTATTGTCAGGTAAATCAAGCATTTACTATAAAGGAGTTTTTACAGGAGAATCTGAAATTGATGTAAAAAGCTTAAAAGACACATTGGCAATTTCTTTGAATAGAGATAAAAATATTATAGTTGAAAGGACATTGCTGAAAGAAAAGAATGAAAAACAGTTTATTGGAAATAATATTAAAGAGACTTTTAATTGGAGCATTACAATAAAGAATAACAAAAATATCAAATCTAAAGTCTTCGTTGAAGATCAATTTCCTATTTCTGAAAACAAATCAATTGTAATTGAAAAACTTGAATATTCAAATGGCAAGCTAGATGAAAAAACAGGAAAGATAACTTGGGAACTTGAACTTGAGCCAAATGAGAAAAAAGAATTGACTTTGAAATATTCAGTAAGGTATCCTAATTATATGAGATTAAATTTTGAGTGA
- the cobO gene encoding cob(I)yrinic acid a,c-diamide adenosyltransferase, producing MKGYIQIYTGNGKGKTTAALGLSLRAVGAGKKVFFAQFVKGETYSEVKAIQKFLPDITIKQYGLKCFIYDKPSQADIDIARNGLSEVSEIILSGKYDVVVLDEANIAIYYNLFTDDELINVIKQKPEATEIIITGRYATDKLIEFADLVTEMKEIKHYYNKGVQARKGIES from the coding sequence ATGAAGGGATATATACAAATTTACACAGGCAATGGCAAGGGAAAAACAACCGCAGCATTAGGTTTGTCATTAAGAGCTGTTGGGGCTGGAAAAAAAGTTTTTTTTGCTCAATTTGTAAAGGGAGAAACCTATTCAGAAGTTAAAGCGATACAAAAGTTTTTGCCCGACATTACAATAAAACAGTATGGGTTAAAATGTTTTATCTACGATAAGCCTTCGCAAGCCGATATAGATATTGCTCGCAATGGACTTAGTGAGGTTTCTGAAATAATTTTATCAGGTAAATACGATGTTGTTGTATTAGATGAGGCAAACATAGCGATTTACTATAACCTTTTTACTGATGACGAACTTATAAATGTCATTAAGCAGAAGCCTGAGGCGACTGAAATTATTATTACAGGTCGTTATGCTACTGACAAATTAATTGAATTTGCCGATTTAGTTACCGAGATGAAAGAGATTAAGCATTATTACAATAAAGGCGTACAGGCAAGGAAAGGAATAGAAAGCTAA
- a CDS encoding anaerobic ribonucleoside-triphosphate reductase activating protein — protein sequence MRIGGFTKQSFIDWEEKVAAVVFTKGCNFRCGFCHNPELVYPELINKTEDISEQTIFDFLSTRKNWLDGVVITGGEPTLQSDLKDFIEKVKKMGFAVKLDTNGSSPAVLKELLKANLLDYVAMDIKTIFEIEAYQNICGIKDQQLLTKVKESVKTLKESSIDYQLRTTVVPKYHTQKMIRELQEQFSYCNYKLQKYRETKIISTDS from the coding sequence ATGAGAATAGGCGGATTTACAAAGCAAAGTTTTATTGATTGGGAAGAAAAGGTCGCAGCTGTTGTTTTTACTAAGGGTTGCAACTTTCGTTGTGGATTTTGTCATAATCCTGAATTAGTGTATCCTGAGCTAATTAATAAAACCGAAGATATATCTGAACAAACAATTTTTGACTTTCTCTCGACAAGGAAAAATTGGTTAGATGGTGTAGTAATTACGGGTGGAGAACCAACTTTGCAAAGCGATTTAAAAGATTTTATTGAGAAAGTTAAAAAGATGGGCTTTGCTGTAAAGTTAGATACAAACGGCTCATCACCAGCAGTTTTAAAGGAGTTGTTAAAAGCTAATCTGCTTGATTATGTCGCAATGGATATTAAAACTATTTTTGAAATAGAAGCATACCAAAATATTTGTGGAATAAAAGACCAACAATTGCTCACAAAGGTTAAAGAGTCTGTAAAAACACTCAAAGAATCTAGCATTGATTATCAACTTAGAACAACTGTAGTGCCGAAATACCATACCCAAAAGATGATACGCGAATTACAAGAACAATTCTCGTATTGTAACTATAAATTACAAAAATATAGAGAAACAAAAATTATTTCCACTGACTCGTAA
- a CDS encoding ribonucleoside triphosphate reductase — MSGELTFKKIAKRNGVIVDFQIEKIEHAIFKAMRSIGNPNRARAKELSIEVLAKLAKENQNEFPTVEQVQDCVEKVLFEHESFELVKSYLLYRKQRELSRNAKELFGNIDAIDNYLGMQDWRIKESANSAYSLQGLNQHISTLITSQYWLTKLYPDNISEAHKKGYFHIHDLGFLSVYCVGWDLKDLLLSGFRGVLGKSESKPARHFRTALGQIVNFFYTMQGEAAGAQAFSNFDTYLAPFIRKDNLTYEQVKQSMQEFLFNINIPTRVGFQTPFTNITMDLVVPEFMKNEPVVWGGEILNEVYADYQPEMNMLNRAFAEVMLKGDANGSLFSFPIPTYNITPEFDWENPEYEGIWEMTAKYGIPYFSNFVNSDMKPDDVRSMCCRLRLDKRELSKRGGGLFASNPLTGSVGVVTINLAKLGYEATSEENFLQRLKNLMVLAKDSLEIKRKTIENYTEKGLYPYSKFYLRHIYQRFNCYWKNHFSTIGINGMNECCMNFLGKNIAHQDSKAFALKIMAFMRSVLEDFQEETGNIYNLEATPAESAAYRFARIDTIQHPDIITANPEAFKNGAAPYYTNSTHLPVNYSDDIFEVLTQQDDLQTKYTGGTVLHLFTGEKNMPSLAAKNLIRKITSRFHLPYITISPTFSICPSHGYVAGEYFKCPKCESDCEVYSRIVGYMRPVNQWNDGKRQEFKDRKLFDINKTEPLINKEHQKTSEEQIYISK; from the coding sequence ATGAGTGGTGAACTTACCTTTAAAAAAATTGCAAAACGTAATGGCGTTATTGTTGATTTTCAGATTGAAAAAATAGAACATGCTATTTTCAAAGCTATGCGTTCTATTGGCAATCCAAATAGAGCCAGAGCAAAAGAACTTAGCATCGAAGTTTTGGCAAAGTTAGCTAAAGAGAATCAAAATGAATTTCCTACCGTTGAGCAGGTACAAGACTGTGTTGAGAAAGTTCTTTTTGAACATGAGAGCTTTGAATTAGTAAAATCCTATTTGCTTTATCGTAAACAGCGAGAGTTATCAAGAAATGCAAAAGAGCTTTTTGGTAATATTGATGCAATTGACAACTATTTGGGCATGCAAGATTGGCGGATAAAAGAGAGTGCAAACTCAGCCTACTCACTTCAAGGATTGAATCAACATATTTCTACGCTGATAACATCGCAATATTGGCTTACAAAGCTGTATCCTGACAATATTTCAGAAGCTCACAAAAAAGGTTATTTCCACATTCACGATTTAGGTTTTTTGAGTGTTTATTGCGTTGGTTGGGACTTAAAAGACTTGCTTTTATCGGGCTTTAGGGGTGTTTTAGGAAAATCAGAAAGCAAGCCAGCAAGGCATTTTAGAACAGCACTTGGTCAAATTGTGAACTTTTTCTACACAATGCAAGGCGAAGCTGCTGGAGCACAAGCATTTTCTAATTTTGACACATATCTTGCTCCATTTATCAGAAAAGACAATCTTACTTATGAGCAGGTGAAACAATCTATGCAGGAGTTCCTTTTTAATATAAATATTCCTACAAGAGTTGGTTTCCAAACACCATTTACAAATATTACAATGGATTTGGTTGTTCCTGAATTTATGAAAAATGAGCCTGTGGTTTGGGGTGGCGAAATATTAAACGAGGTTTATGCTGATTATCAGCCAGAAATGAATATGCTAAACAGAGCTTTTGCAGAAGTAATGCTAAAGGGAGATGCCAATGGTTCTTTGTTTTCATTTCCAATCCCAACTTATAATATTACTCCCGAATTTGATTGGGAAAATCCTGAATACGAAGGTATTTGGGAAATGACCGCCAAATATGGCATTCCTTATTTCTCAAATTTTGTTAACTCCGACATGAAGCCTGACGATGTTCGCAGCATGTGTTGTCGCTTACGATTAGATAAACGCGAACTTAGCAAACGCGGAGGTGGTTTATTTGCATCAAACCCGCTAACAGGCTCGGTGGGAGTTGTTACCATTAATCTTGCTAAATTGGGGTACGAAGCTACATCAGAAGAGAATTTTCTTCAACGCCTCAAAAATCTAATGGTATTAGCAAAAGATAGCTTGGAAATCAAACGCAAAACCATTGAAAATTACACGGAAAAAGGACTTTATCCATATTCAAAATTTTACTTACGTCATATATATCAACGTTTTAACTGTTATTGGAAAAATCACTTCTCAACTATCGGCATAAATGGAATGAATGAGTGTTGCATGAATTTTTTGGGTAAAAATATTGCACATCAGGACAGTAAGGCTTTTGCACTTAAAATAATGGCTTTTATGCGTAGCGTATTAGAAGATTTTCAGGAAGAGACAGGAAATATCTACAACTTGGAGGCAACTCCTGCAGAGAGTGCAGCATATCGTTTTGCAAGGATTGATACAATCCAGCATCCTGACATTATAACTGCAAATCCAGAAGCATTCAAAAATGGAGCAGCACCTTATTATACTAATTCAACGCATTTGCCAGTAAACTACTCAGATGATATTTTTGAAGTTCTGACACAGCAAGATGATTTGCAAACAAAATACACTGGAGGAACAGTGTTGCACTTGTTTACAGGTGAAAAAAACATGCCAAGTTTAGCCGCTAAAAATCTTATACGTAAGATAACAAGCAGATTTCATTTACCTTACATAACCATATCGCCGACTTTTAGCATTTGTCCATCGCATGGATATGTTGCAGGCGAATATTTCAAATGTCCAAAATGCGAGTCAGATTGTGAAGTTTACAGCAGAATTGTAGGATATATGCGTCCTGTAAATCAATGGAATGATGGGAAACGGCAGGAGTTCAAAGATAGGAAGCTGTTTGATATAAACAAAACCGAACCTTTGATTAATAAAGAGCACCAAAAAACAAGTGAAGAACAAATTTATATTTCTAAATAG
- the cobC gene encoding alpha-ribazole phosphatase, with amino-acid sequence MEIHVIRHTRLIEGLNKCYGQSDIPVADSFQADAAEIKKLLQLPYDAVFCSPSKRCLMLSEELNLVEINIEPALKEMHFGSWENQSWDDIDRNQLEKWCNDFVNVRPPNGENLRDVYDRVINFIIDLKSKNYNKVLIITHAGVIRCIHAFFNNIALHEIFDIPVGFNEIFIYNT; translated from the coding sequence ATGGAAATTCATGTAATTAGGCATACGCGTTTAATAGAAGGATTAAACAAATGTTACGGACAAAGCGATATTCCTGTAGCAGACAGTTTCCAAGCTGATGCTGCCGAAATAAAAAAACTTCTACAACTACCTTATGATGCGGTATTTTGCAGTCCATCAAAACGATGTCTTATGTTATCAGAGGAGCTTAATCTTGTTGAAATAAACATAGAACCTGCATTAAAAGAGATGCATTTTGGCAGTTGGGAAAATCAATCTTGGGACGATATTGACAGAAATCAACTTGAAAAATGGTGCAATGATTTTGTTAATGTGCGTCCGCCTAATGGCGAGAATCTGCGCGATGTTTACGATAGAGTAATAAATTTTATTATTGATTTAAAGTCAAAAAATTACAATAAAGTTTTAATAATTACTCATGCTGGAGTTATTCGCTGTATTCACGCGTTTTTCAACAATATAGCACTACATGAAATATTCGATATTCCCGTAGGTTTTAACGAAATATTTATTTATAACACATAA
- a CDS encoding adenosylcobinamide-GDP ribazoletransferase has translation MKRQIEFFFAALMFYTRIPCPKKIDCSKVDLNQALRYFPLVGIIVGAISFLIYWGAAFLFGNAIAVVASLMAGILTTGAFHEDGFADTFDGFGGGWTKEKILEIMKDSRIGTYGTVALILLFAFKILSLYILLLQLENEGWSMVFLFFILYHSLARLTSGNIVFISQYARDDLTSKVKPVEKYATRTEIIISYLFGLTSLTIFAIINPIVCIVLLPLFLLVVKGNRYFKKWIDGYTGDCLGCIEQLAEVIIMLTFVAIWKFM, from the coding sequence ATGAAACGCCAAATAGAATTTTTTTTTGCCGCATTAATGTTCTACACAAGAATACCGTGCCCAAAAAAAATTGATTGTTCAAAAGTTGACTTAAACCAAGCCTTACGATATTTTCCATTAGTTGGAATTATAGTAGGGGCAATATCTTTTTTGATTTATTGGGGAGCTGCGTTTTTATTTGGAAATGCTATAGCCGTTGTTGCGTCACTGATGGCAGGAATTTTGACAACTGGCGCTTTTCACGAAGATGGCTTTGCTGATACTTTTGACGGTTTTGGAGGAGGCTGGACAAAAGAAAAAATTTTAGAGATAATGAAAGACAGCAGAATAGGAACTTATGGAACAGTCGCCTTGATATTGCTGTTTGCGTTTAAAATCCTGTCTCTTTACATATTGCTGCTTCAACTCGAAAATGAGGGTTGGTCAATGGTGTTTTTGTTTTTTATTTTATACCATTCTTTAGCTCGATTAACTTCAGGGAATATCGTTTTTATATCGCAATACGCGCGAGACGATTTAACTTCAAAAGTCAAGCCTGTTGAAAAATATGCTACGCGAACTGAAATTATAATCTCGTATCTATTTGGACTTACTTCCCTAACAATTTTCGCAATAATAAATCCTATTGTTTGTATTGTTCTGCTGCCGCTGTTTTTATTAGTTGTTAAAGGAAATCGCTATTTTAAAAAATGGATAGACGGTTATACAGGCGACTGTTTAGGGTGTATAGAGCAATTAGCCGAAGTAATAATAATGTTAACTTTTGTAGCGATATGGAAATTCATGTAA
- a CDS encoding indolepyruvate oxidoreductase subunit beta, whose product MKKDIILSGVGGQGILSIASIIGIAAVDKGWYLKQAEVHGMSQRGGDVQSHLRISEDVIHSDLIPMGEADMILSLEPMESLRYLPYLNNNGWIITNSKPFINIPNYPNEEKIYSEIKNIKNHILLDADKIATDINSPKSLNMVMLGAAFSFLGIEKSYFEDAIKKLFGRKGEEIVNTNLKAFEIGIESAKGYMTK is encoded by the coding sequence ATGAAAAAAGATATTATTTTATCAGGTGTTGGTGGTCAAGGAATCCTTTCTATCGCATCAATTATTGGAATAGCCGCAGTTGACAAAGGCTGGTATTTAAAACAAGCCGAAGTACATGGAATGAGCCAAAGAGGCGGAGATGTTCAAAGTCACTTGAGAATTTCAGAAGATGTAATCCATTCAGATCTAATCCCAATGGGCGAAGCAGATATGATTTTATCTCTAGAGCCGATGGAGTCGCTTAGATATTTGCCTTACTTGAATAATAATGGCTGGATTATTACGAACTCCAAACCTTTTATTAATATTCCAAACTATCCAAATGAGGAGAAAATTTATTCGGAAATAAAAAATATTAAGAATCACATTCTTCTTGATGCCGATAAAATTGCTACAGACATAAATTCTCCAAAATCTTTAAATATGGTTATGCTTGGTGCAGCCTTTTCTTTCTTAGGAATTGAAAAATCATATTTTGAAGATGCTATCAAAAAATTATTTGGCAGAAAAGGAGAAGAAATTGTAAATACCAATTTAAAAGCTTTTGAAATTGGAATAGAATCTGCTAAAGGATATATGACAAAATAA
- the cobT gene encoding nicotinate-nucleotide--dimethylbenzimidazole phosphoribosyltransferase has protein sequence MILNKLQEKIDLKTKPLGSLGYLEKLALQIGAIQNTLSPNLQKPTIAVFAADHGIANEGVSAYPSEVTYQMVKNILNGGAAINVFCKQNNIDIQLVDAGVNFDFSDYNSLVNAKIAKGTDNFLYKKAMTEQQLEQCFYHGEKIIDQLFTSNCNVVGFGELGIGNTASAAILMSYLCKMPLEDCVGKGTGSTEQHLQKKLNILKQAQQFHGEISDVKEIVRTFAGFEIAQISAAIIQAYKKNMLILIDGFTVTIAFLIAYKINPNVIKNAIFCHVSGEKGHRKLLDYLGVETILNLGLRVGEGTGCAVAYPIIVSAVEFLNNMASFESANVSNKSM, from the coding sequence GTGATATTAAATAAACTACAAGAAAAGATTGATTTAAAAACTAAGCCATTAGGCTCGCTTGGTTATCTTGAAAAATTGGCGTTACAAATAGGAGCAATTCAAAACACATTGTCGCCTAATTTACAGAAACCGACTATTGCTGTTTTTGCTGCTGACCACGGCATTGCAAATGAGGGAGTAAGCGCTTATCCGTCAGAGGTAACTTACCAAATGGTGAAAAATATTTTAAATGGCGGTGCTGCAATAAATGTCTTTTGTAAGCAAAATAACATTGATATACAATTAGTTGACGCTGGAGTAAATTTCGATTTTAGCGATTATAATTCGCTTGTAAACGCAAAAATTGCAAAGGGCACTGATAATTTTCTGTATAAAAAAGCAATGACTGAGCAACAGTTAGAACAATGCTTTTACCACGGAGAAAAAATTATCGACCAGCTATTTACATCAAATTGTAATGTCGTAGGATTTGGCGAATTGGGTATTGGTAACACCGCTTCGGCAGCAATATTGATGAGCTATTTGTGCAAAATGCCGCTAGAAGATTGCGTGGGAAAGGGAACAGGATCTACCGAACAGCATTTGCAAAAAAAATTAAATATTTTGAAGCAAGCACAGCAGTTTCATGGAGAAATTTCTGACGTAAAAGAAATTGTAAGAACTTTTGCAGGCTTTGAAATCGCACAAATATCGGCAGCAATAATTCAGGCTTACAAAAAGAACATGCTGATATTGATTGACGGCTTCACTGTTACAATTGCTTTTTTAATTGCGTACAAAATTAATCCCAATGTGATTAAAAACGCAATATTTTGTCATGTAAGTGGAGAAAAAGGTCATCGCAAATTGCTTGATTATTTGGGTGTTGAGACAATTTTAAATTTGGGCTTAAGAGTAGGAGAGGGCACAGGTTGCGCTGTTGCATATCCGATTATTGTAAGTGCTGTTGAATTTTTAAACAATATGGCGAGCTTCGAAAGTGCTAATGTTTCAAATAAATCAATGTAA
- a CDS encoding DUF1016 domain-containing protein: MTEFENNNAILGKVIDLLNKARTEIVSNVNKTMVYTYYEIDRIIIEEEQKGKERAGYGQQLIEELSEKLTKEFGKGFSATNIKQMRSFYNIYSKGQTVSDEFNLSWSHYLKLMRIDDVNERKFYEKEAYKNNWSLRELQRQCDSALYTRLALSRDKKKVLELAEKGLVVEKPKDAIKDPYILEFIGLPEKSIYSESELEQKLIDKLECFLLELGTGFTFVARQKRISFDEKHFKIDLVFYNRILKCFVLIDLKIGELKHQDIGQMQMYVNYYDREVKLIEENRTIGIILCQNKSEAVVKYTLPENNEQIFASKYQTVLPSKEDLKKLIEAKD; this comes from the coding sequence ATGACTGAATTTGAAAATAATAATGCAATTTTAGGAAAAGTAATTGACTTGTTAAATAAAGCAAGAACTGAAATAGTAAGCAATGTTAACAAGACAATGGTATATACTTATTATGAAATTGATAGAATAATAATTGAAGAAGAACAAAAGGGTAAGGAAAGAGCGGGATATGGACAACAATTAATTGAAGAACTCTCAGAAAAACTCACGAAAGAATTTGGTAAAGGCTTTTCAGCTACTAATATTAAGCAAATGAGAAGTTTTTATAACATTTACTCAAAAGGTCAGACAGTGTCTGACGAATTTAATTTAAGTTGGTCGCATTATTTGAAACTAATGCGTATTGATGATGTAAACGAAAGAAAATTTTACGAAAAAGAAGCCTATAAAAACAATTGGAGTCTTAGAGAACTTCAAAGGCAATGTGATTCTGCTTTATATACAAGGTTAGCTCTTAGTAGAGATAAGAAAAAAGTTCTTGAATTGGCTGAAAAAGGATTAGTGGTAGAAAAACCAAAAGATGCAATTAAAGACCCTTATATTTTAGAATTTATAGGATTGCCTGAAAAATCAATATATTCAGAAAGTGAATTAGAGCAAAAATTAATTGACAAACTTGAATGTTTTCTGCTAGAATTAGGAACAGGATTCACATTTGTTGCAAGACAAAAAAGAATATCATTTGATGAAAAGCATTTCAAGATTGATTTGGTATTCTACAATAGAATTTTAAAATGTTTTGTGCTGATTGATTTGAAGATTGGAGAACTTAAGCATCAAGATATTGGTCAAATGCAAATGTATGTCAATTATTATGACAGAGAAGTTAAATTAATTGAAGAAAATAGAACAATTGGAATTATTTTGTGTCAAAATAAGAGTGAAGCGGTTGTTAAATATACTTTGCCCGAAAATAATGAACAAATATTTGCAAGTAAGTATCAAACAGTTTTACCAAGTAAAGAAGATTTGAAGAAATTAATTGAGGCTAAAGATTAA